A genomic window from Erythrobacter sp. BLCC-B19 includes:
- a CDS encoding tryptophan halogenase family protein gives MERPEVRKLVIVGGGTAGWITAAAFARLLGERLSIELVESEAIGTVGVGEATIPQIIRLNAILGLDENEFLRATSGTFKLGIEFVDWGRKGSRYLHTFGDTGMTLGNVAFHHYWRRHAGDAGDPKGLWDFSLHQLAADQARFGKLDRVGNTAMTGLAYAYHFDASRYALFLRAYAEGRGVTRTEGIVESVARDGESGDITAITLKGGTVVAGDFFIDCTGFRSLLLGETLGVGYDDWSKWLPCDRALAVPSERLPTLVPYTRATARDAGWQWRIPLQHRTGNGHVYSSGFTTDDAAADVLMAGLDTKALGDPRPIRFTTGRRQAFWAHNCVAIGLSSGFLEPLESTSIHLIQSHVSRLIQLFPRRGEPSAMRDEYNRRCAAEFAQIRDFLILHYHQTAREDSEFWRYCKHMDVPDSLTAKIALFAASGRVGRDVDDLFRDASWVQVMLGQGVMPADYDPMADQIAPAQLNEFLANLKTLITRAVASLPTHEQYLARHCPVDERLLAA, from the coding sequence ATGGAGCGGCCAGAAGTCAGGAAGCTGGTAATCGTCGGCGGCGGCACCGCGGGGTGGATCACGGCGGCGGCCTTTGCCCGCCTGCTGGGCGAGCGACTCAGCATCGAACTGGTCGAGAGCGAGGCGATCGGCACGGTCGGCGTGGGCGAGGCGACGATCCCGCAGATCATCCGGCTGAACGCGATCCTCGGCCTCGACGAGAACGAATTCCTGCGCGCGACCTCGGGCACCTTCAAGCTCGGGATCGAGTTCGTCGACTGGGGGCGCAAGGGCAGCCGCTATCTCCACACCTTCGGCGACACGGGGATGACCCTCGGCAATGTCGCCTTCCACCACTATTGGCGGCGCCATGCCGGGGATGCGGGCGATCCCAAGGGGCTGTGGGATTTCTCGCTGCACCAGCTGGCGGCGGATCAGGCGCGCTTCGGCAAGCTCGACCGGGTGGGCAACACCGCGATGACGGGGCTGGCCTATGCCTACCACTTCGACGCCAGCCGCTACGCCTTGTTCCTGCGCGCCTATGCCGAAGGGCGCGGGGTGACGCGCACCGAGGGGATCGTCGAAAGCGTCGCGCGCGATGGGGAAAGCGGAGATATCACCGCGATCACCCTCAAGGGCGGCACAGTGGTCGCGGGCGATTTCTTCATCGACTGCACGGGCTTTCGCAGCCTGCTGCTGGGCGAGACGCTGGGGGTGGGCTACGACGACTGGTCGAAATGGCTCCCCTGCGACCGCGCGCTGGCGGTGCCCTCCGAGCGGCTGCCGACCCTTGTCCCCTACACCCGCGCTACCGCGAGGGATGCCGGCTGGCAGTGGCGCATCCCGCTCCAGCACCGCACGGGCAACGGGCACGTCTATTCCTCAGGCTTTACCACCGACGACGCGGCGGCCGATGTGCTGATGGCGGGGCTCGACACCAAGGCGCTGGGCGATCCGCGGCCGATCCGCTTTACCACCGGGCGGCGGCAGGCGTTCTGGGCGCACAATTGCGTCGCCATCGGCCTTTCGAGCGGCTTTCTCGAACCGCTCGAATCGACCTCGATCCACCTCATCCAGTCCCATGTCAGCCGGCTGATCCAGCTCTTCCCGCGCCGCGGCGAGCCTTCGGCGATGCGCGATGAATACAACCGGCGCTGCGCGGCGGAATTTGCCCAGATCCGCGACTTCCTGATCCTGCATTACCATCAGACCGCGCGCGAGGACTCGGAATTCTGGCGCTATTGCAAGCACATGGACGTGCCCGACAGCCTCACGGCCAAGATCGCGCTGTTCGCCGCGTCAGGCAGGGTTGGGCGCGATGTCGATGATCTGTTCCGCGATGCGAGCTGGGTGCAGGTGATGCTGGGGCAAGGCGTGATGCCAGCCGATTACGACCCGATGGCCGATCAGATCGCGCCCGCGCAGCTCAATGAATTCCTTGCCAACCTCAAGACGCTGATCACCCGCGCCGTCGCCAGCCTTCCGACCCACGAGCAATATCTCGCCCGCCACTGCCCGGTCGACGAACGCCTGCTGGCTGCCTGA
- a CDS encoding c-type cytochrome: MKRNFLMGAAALAALATLSACGGKKAEEPAAPAATETAAAEPAAAETPAAAADAGAKVEYASFTTDVAAGEKVFALCRSCHVLDEGVNRVGPSLYNVVGRKSGSVAGFAYSDANKASGVTWTEEVLFEYLKDPKGFMPGTKMAFPGVKGDQDRANLVAYLASTKK, from the coding sequence ATGAAGCGTAATTTCCTGATGGGCGCGGCCGCGCTGGCGGCACTCGCTACTCTTTCGGCGTGCGGTGGCAAGAAGGCTGAAGAGCCGGCGGCTCCGGCTGCGACCGAAACCGCGGCTGCCGAACCGGCGGCTGCCGAGACCCCGGCTGCGGCGGCTGACGCCGGTGCCAAGGTCGAATATGCCAGCTTCACCACCGATGTCGCTGCGGGCGAAAAGGTGTTCGCGCTGTGCCGTTCGTGCCACGTCCTCGACGAAGGCGTGAACCGCGTCGGCCCGTCGCTCTACAACGTCGTCGGCCGCAAGTCGGGCTCGGTTGCAGGCTTCGCCTATTCGGACGCCAACAAGGCGAGCGGCGTGACCTGGACCGAGGAAGTCCTGTTCGAATACCTCAAGGACCCCAAGGGCTTCATGCCGGGCACCAAGATGGCGTTCCCGGGCGTCAAGGGCGATCAGGATCGCGCGAACCTGGTGGCCTATCTCGCCAGCACCAAGAAGTAA
- a CDS encoding DUF1499 domain-containing protein, giving the protein MCVCNDCHDETGRYAWRMMTLPKHTKLVLALLAFLPVFFVIAAFGTKLGIWSWQFGLLTLTFTGGMIVLGVTALAALVSLILAARAKPRTNAPIAAAILGLAVPGAALVMFMSAGGKAGENPISDIATDTGNPPVFSAQVMAERTKSGANPVNDYQTPLGQIEPYKERVSDELKVKSLAQIITAKPDRPAPLPLGGAGKAEGIVAVKAAMTAMGLTDIRTDEAAGTVEGVAETFWFGFKDDIVARVGETQIDFRSVSRVGVSDIGANTARINDLRNRTETLLGTASR; this is encoded by the coding sequence ATGTGCGTCTGCAATGATTGCCATGACGAGACCGGACGCTATGCTTGGCGCATGATGACCTTGCCCAAGCACACCAAACTCGTCCTCGCCCTGCTGGCCTTCCTGCCGGTGTTCTTCGTGATCGCCGCCTTCGGCACCAAGCTCGGCATCTGGAGCTGGCAGTTCGGCCTGCTCACCCTGACCTTTACAGGCGGCATGATCGTGCTGGGGGTCACTGCACTTGCAGCGCTTGTCTCGCTGATCCTCGCCGCGCGGGCCAAGCCGCGCACCAATGCGCCGATCGCGGCAGCAATCCTCGGGCTTGCGGTGCCGGGCGCGGCGCTGGTGATGTTCATGAGCGCTGGCGGCAAGGCGGGCGAAAACCCGATCAGCGACATTGCCACCGACACCGGCAACCCGCCGGTCTTTTCCGCCCAAGTCATGGCCGAACGCACCAAGAGCGGGGCCAATCCGGTCAATGATTATCAGACCCCGCTTGGCCAGATCGAGCCGTACAAGGAGCGGGTCTCGGACGAGCTGAAGGTCAAGAGCCTCGCCCAGATCATCACCGCCAAGCCCGACCGCCCGGCCCCGCTGCCGCTCGGCGGCGCAGGCAAGGCGGAAGGCATCGTTGCGGTCAAGGCGGCGATGACGGCGATGGGCCTTACCGACATCCGCACCGACGAAGCCGCCGGCACGGTCGAGGGCGTGGCCGAGACCTTCTGGTTCGGTTTCAAGGACGATATCGTGGCGCGCGTCGGCGAGACGCAGATCGACTTCCGCTCGGTCAGCCGGGTGGGCGTGAGCGACATCGGCGCCAACACCGCGCGCATCAACGATCTGCGCAACCGCACCGAAACCTTGCTGGGAACGGCTAGCCGCTAA
- a CDS encoding CDP-alcohol phosphatidyltransferase family protein: MLDARLRPLIDPPLNRAGAALARAGVTANALTFTGLALGLTGAGAIALGHIGWGLALIIANRLLDGLDGAVARARGPSDLGGYFDIVADFAFYVAVPLGFGILNPANTLPALVLVASFVLTGVSFLAFAVIAAKRGASTEAHGRKSFFYSTGLAEGAETIAVFIAMCLWPASFGWIAYAYAGLCVLTVFQRSAMAARDFSG; this comes from the coding sequence ATGCTTGATGCCCGCCTGCGCCCCCTGATCGACCCGCCGCTCAACCGCGCAGGCGCGGCGCTGGCGCGGGCGGGCGTGACCGCCAATGCGCTGACCTTCACCGGGCTTGCGCTGGGGCTGACGGGCGCGGGGGCGATTGCGCTGGGCCACATCGGCTGGGGGCTGGCGCTGATCATCGCCAACCGGCTGCTCGACGGGCTCGACGGAGCGGTGGCACGGGCGCGCGGGCCATCCGACCTTGGCGGCTATTTCGATATTGTCGCGGATTTCGCTTTTTATGTCGCGGTGCCGCTCGGTTTCGGCATCCTCAATCCCGCCAACACGCTGCCTGCGCTGGTGCTGGTCGCCAGTTTCGTGCTGACCGGGGTGAGCTTCCTCGCCTTCGCGGTGATCGCCGCCAAGCGCGGGGCGAGCACCGAGGCGCATGGGCGCAAGAGCTTCTTCTATTCCACGGGGCTGGCCGAAGGCGCCGAGACCATCGCCGTGTTCATCGCCATGTGCCTGTGGCCCGCATCGTTCGGCTGGATCGCCTATGCCTATGCGGGCCTGTGCGTGCTGACCGTGTTCCAGCGCAGCGCGATGGCGGCGCGCGACTTTAGCGGCTAG
- a CDS encoding NupC/NupG family nucleoside CNT transporter: MELFDQLRGAIGIAALMLAAWAISENRKGHPGWRWMAGALALQGLLALLIVRVPIVWEAVGLVNNAVSAVEAATLKGSAYMFGYLGGAELPFALKPGAQPPLVIAFQILPLVIVFSALSALLWHWGVLRWMVNGLSFLLRRSLGVSGVVGLSGGASVFLGVVEAPLVTRAYFARVSRSELFQIMTLTMATISGAILILYATTLKATVPDAVGHMIAASLISLPAALLIARLMVPPAQGDSATEVEQEDPGLRYEGAIDAIVKGTMDGMQLFLAVIAVIITVFALVALVDGMLAALVPSVEGAPLTLKRMLGWGLAPVMWLLGVPWGEAQAAGALMGTKAVLNEYVAYLELAALPAGTLGPRATLIVTYALCGVANLASVGLLVSTIGTLCPERRAEAAGLGMKSWISGNLASAMTGAWIGLVTW; encoded by the coding sequence ATGGAGCTGTTCGACCAGTTGCGCGGCGCGATCGGCATTGCCGCCTTGATGCTGGCGGCATGGGCGATCAGCGAGAACCGCAAGGGCCATCCCGGCTGGCGCTGGATGGCAGGCGCGCTCGCCTTGCAGGGGTTGCTGGCGCTGCTGATCGTGCGCGTACCCATTGTGTGGGAGGCGGTCGGCCTCGTGAACAATGCGGTGAGCGCGGTTGAGGCAGCGACGCTCAAGGGCTCGGCCTATATGTTCGGCTATCTCGGCGGGGCGGAGCTGCCCTTTGCGCTGAAGCCGGGCGCGCAGCCGCCGCTGGTGATCGCCTTCCAGATCCTGCCGCTGGTGATCGTGTTTTCCGCCCTGTCGGCGCTGCTGTGGCACTGGGGCGTGCTGCGCTGGATGGTGAACGGCCTCAGCTTCCTGCTGCGCCGCAGCCTTGGCGTGTCGGGCGTGGTCGGCCTGTCGGGCGGGGCGAGCGTGTTTCTCGGCGTGGTCGAGGCGCCGCTGGTGACCCGCGCCTATTTCGCCCGCGTCTCGCGTAGCGAGCTGTTCCAGATCATGACCCTGACGATGGCGACCATCTCGGGCGCGATCCTGATCCTCTATGCGACCACCCTCAAGGCGACCGTCCCCGATGCGGTCGGCCACATGATTGCCGCCTCGCTGATCTCGCTTCCCGCCGCGCTGCTGATCGCGCGGCTGATGGTGCCCCCGGCGCAGGGCGACAGTGCGACCGAGGTGGAGCAGGAAGACCCCGGCCTTCGCTACGAAGGCGCGATCGATGCCATCGTCAAGGGCACGATGGACGGGATGCAGCTGTTCCTTGCGGTGATAGCGGTGATCATCACCGTCTTCGCGCTGGTGGCGCTGGTCGACGGGATGCTCGCCGCGCTGGTGCCCTCCGTGGAGGGCGCACCGCTCACGCTCAAGCGGATGCTGGGCTGGGGGCTTGCGCCCGTCATGTGGCTGCTGGGCGTCCCCTGGGGCGAGGCGCAGGCGGCAGGCGCACTGATGGGCACCAAGGCGGTGCTCAACGAATATGTCGCCTATCTCGAACTCGCCGCGCTGCCCGCAGGCACGCTGGGGCCGCGCGCGACGCTGATCGTCACCTATGCCCTGTGCGGGGTGGCGAACCTTGCCAGCGTCGGCCTGCTGGTCTCGACCATCGGCACCCTGTGCCCCGAACGCCGGGCCGAGGCCGCGGGGCTGGGGATGAAGAGCTGGATCAGCGGCAACCTCGCCAGCGCCATGACGGGGGCGTGGATCGGGCTGGTGACATGGTGA
- a CDS encoding FAD-dependent oxidoreductase — translation MKKLAIIAVLAALVIAYFALGLGQYLSIAGIKAVAAQAAAIQQDNPLAVAAGFFAIYVAVTGASLPGAAILTLAAGALFGVLWGTVIVSFASTIGATLAFLSSRYVLRDSIEARFGERLKAINAGLERDGAFYLFSLRMIPAFPFFMVNLVMGLTRIRTLTFVWVSQLGMLLGTAAYVNAGTQLARIESTSGLLSPTLIGSFVALGIVPWIAKGIIGVIKRRRVYAGFKRPAKFDRNMVVIGAGSAGLVSALIAATVKAKVTLVEAHQMGGDCLNTGCVPSKAIIKSAKIAHQMRHADKYGLAATAPQVPLKAVMARVLEAIKTIEPHDSVERYTGLGVDVVEGYARIIDPWTVEIARNDGGTQRLTTRSIVIASGAEPVVPDIPGIEASGYVTSETLWTTFAQMDEAPRRIAVLGGGPIGCELSQAFARLGSEVTQIERGARVLAREDDDVSALARAALEESGVRVLTGHKALRIEDRTLIAEAGGQEVRVPFDALIVAVGRKARLTGFGLEDLGVDTAKTVVTDEFLATKFPNIFAAGDVAGPYQFTHTASHQAWYASVNALFGTFRKFKADYRVIPAVTFLDPEVARVGLNEREAAEQGIAVEVTRYDLDDLDRAIAESETKGFVKILTPAGGKDTVLGVTIVGAGAGELLAEYVLAMKHGLGLNKILGTIHAYPTMVEANKFAAGNWKKAHKPEGLLRWVERYHGWMRG, via the coding sequence TCTCGATTGCGGGGATCAAGGCGGTCGCTGCGCAGGCTGCCGCGATCCAGCAGGACAATCCGCTGGCGGTGGCGGCGGGGTTCTTTGCGATCTATGTCGCGGTCACCGGCGCATCGCTGCCGGGCGCTGCGATCCTGACGCTGGCGGCAGGCGCGCTGTTCGGGGTGCTGTGGGGGACTGTAATCGTCTCCTTCGCCTCGACCATCGGCGCGACCCTGGCCTTCCTGTCCTCGCGCTATGTGCTGCGCGACAGCATCGAGGCGCGGTTCGGCGAGCGGCTGAAGGCGATCAACGCCGGGCTTGAGCGTGACGGGGCGTTCTATCTGTTCAGCTTGCGGATGATCCCGGCCTTCCCGTTCTTCATGGTCAATCTGGTGATGGGCCTCACCCGCATCCGCACGCTGACCTTCGTGTGGGTCAGCCAGTTGGGGATGCTGCTGGGAACGGCGGCCTATGTGAATGCGGGCACGCAGCTTGCCCGGATCGAAAGCACCAGCGGGCTGCTGTCGCCCACGCTGATCGGCAGCTTCGTGGCGCTCGGCATCGTGCCGTGGATCGCCAAGGGCATCATCGGGGTAATCAAGCGCCGCCGGGTCTATGCCGGGTTCAAGCGGCCCGCAAAGTTCGATCGCAACATGGTGGTGATCGGCGCAGGCTCGGCGGGGCTGGTCTCGGCGCTGATCGCGGCGACGGTGAAGGCCAAGGTGACGCTGGTCGAGGCGCATCAGATGGGCGGCGATTGCCTCAACACCGGCTGCGTGCCGTCCAAGGCGATCATCAAGAGCGCCAAGATCGCGCACCAGATGCGCCATGCCGACAAGTATGGCCTTGCCGCCACCGCTCCGCAAGTGCCGCTCAAGGCGGTGATGGCGCGGGTGCTGGAGGCGATCAAGACCATCGAGCCGCACGACAGCGTCGAACGCTACACCGGCCTCGGCGTCGATGTGGTCGAGGGCTATGCGCGGATCATCGACCCCTGGACGGTCGAAATCGCCCGCAATGATGGCGGCACCCAGCGGCTGACGACGCGCTCCATCGTGATCGCGTCGGGCGCAGAGCCGGTGGTGCCCGACATTCCGGGGATCGAGGCCAGCGGCTATGTCACCAGCGAGACGCTGTGGACCACCTTCGCGCAGATGGACGAAGCCCCGCGCCGGATTGCGGTGCTGGGCGGCGGGCCGATCGGGTGCGAATTGTCGCAGGCCTTTGCGCGGCTCGGCAGTGAGGTCACGCAGATCGAGCGCGGCGCGCGGGTGCTGGCGCGCGAGGACGACGATGTCAGCGCGCTCGCGCGGGCGGCGCTCGAAGAATCGGGCGTGCGGGTGCTGACGGGGCACAAGGCGCTGCGGATCGAAGACCGCACGCTGATTGCCGAGGCTGGCGGGCAGGAGGTGCGCGTGCCCTTTGACGCGCTGATCGTGGCGGTGGGCCGCAAGGCGCGGCTGACGGGCTTCGGGCTGGAAGATTTGGGCGTGGACACGGCCAAGACCGTGGTGACCGACGAATTCCTCGCCACCAAGTTCCCCAATATCTTTGCCGCAGGCGATGTCGCCGGGCCGTATCAGTTCACCCACACCGCCAGCCATCAGGCGTGGTATGCGAGCGTCAACGCGCTGTTCGGCACCTTCCGCAAGTTCAAGGCCGATTACCGCGTGATCCCCGCCGTCACCTTCCTCGATCCCGAAGTCGCGCGCGTCGGCCTTAACGAGCGCGAGGCGGCAGAGCAGGGCATCGCGGTCGAAGTCACCCGCTATGACCTCGACGATCTCGACCGCGCGATCGCCGAGAGCGAGACCAAGGGCTTCGTCAAGATCCTCACCCCGGCAGGCGGCAAGGACACGGTGCTGGGCGTGACCATTGTGGGCGCGGGTGCGGGCGAATTGCTCGCCGAATATGTGCTGGCGATGAAGCACGGGCTGGGCCTCAACAAGATCCTCGGCACGATCCACGCCTATCCCACGATGGTGGAGGCCAACAAGTTTGCCGCGGGCAACTGGAAGAAGGCGCACAAGCCCGAAGGCCTGCTGCGCTGGGTCGAGCGCTATCACGGTTGGATGCGCGGCTGA